GCGCGCTCGGCCTGCAGCCGATCGAGCTCCGTGCGCGCCACCCGCACCGCGGCACGGGCTGTCGCCGCATCGCGCTTCGCCGTTCGCAGCTCCAGCCGGGCCGCGTCGAGCTCGATACGCCGGCGACGCTCGCGCCGTTCGCGGCGCAGCCCGAGCCAGCCGAGGGTGCCGGTACCGATCGTCGCCGGTCCGATCCACCAGAACTCGGCGATCGTCGCCCAGAGCGGATCCACGCCCTCAGCCTAGCCAGGCCGCCTGGGAGCGCTCGCAGAGAGGGATGCCGCGGCATCCGCCCCTCGCCCGCACGCGTGAACGTCGACGAACTCCGCAGATTGTGACGAACTCCGCACGCATCCGGGCACGCGGGTGCGGAGTACGTGCCTGTGTGCGGAGTTCGTGGGGCGGCTCAGCCGAAGAGCAACGCGAGCACCGCGGCGCCGCCGCCGACGAGGATCAGCGCGACGATCGTGACCCAGGCGATGATGCGGGTGCGGCGCGTGCGCGCCTCGTTCATGCCCTCGTACTCGTCCGGCTCGCTCATGCGCCTCAGCCTACGGGCTCGACGACCGTAGGTCCGAAGGCGGCCGGCAGTGTCGCCTGCGAGCGCGCCCGCAGCTCCGAGACCGCGACCGTGAACACGTCCTGCACCTCGAGGGCGTTCTCCGCTGTGTCGGCGGTCGCGTCGGTGACGCCGATGCGCAGTACCGGGTAGCTGCGGCCCTCGCACAGTCCGCGGAACTTCACGTCCTCCTCGCGCGGCACCGAGACGATGACGCGGCCGGTCGACTCGCTGAACAGGGCGGTCGCGGCATCCACGCCGTCGCGCTCCATGATCTCGCGCAGCCAGACGCGGGCGCCGACGCCGAAACGCGTCACCGCTTCGGCCAGGGCCTGGGCGAGCCCGCCCGACGAGAGGTCGTGGGCGCTGGAGACGAGCTCCTGCTGGGATGCCGCGTGGATGAGCTCCGCGAGACGCTTCTCCTGGGCGAGGTCGACCGCCGGCGGGCGTCCGCCGAGGTGGCCGTGCACGGTCTCGGCCCACGCCGAGCCGCTCAGATCGGTGGCGGTGACGCCCAGGAGGTAGATGTTCTCGCCGGCATCCTGCCAGCCGCTCGGAATGCGGCGGGCGACGTCATCGATGATGCCGAGCACGCCGACGACGGGCGTCGGGAAGATCGGGGTGTCGCCGGTCTGGTTGTAGAAGCTGACGTTGCCGCCGGTGACCGGGACGCCGAGCTCGAGGCACGCGTCGGCAAGACCGTCGACGGCCTGGCCGAACTGCCACATGACCTCGGGGTTCTCCGGGCTGCCGAAGTTGAGGCAGTCGGTCACGGCGGTCGGAACGGCGCCCGTGACGGCGACGTTGCGGTACGCCTCGGCGAGGGCCAGCTGCGCGCCCGCGTAGGGGTCGAGCTGGCAGAAGCGCCCGTTGCAGTCGGTGGCGATGGCGAAGCCCAGGCCGCTCTCCTCGTCGACGCGGATCATGCCGGCGTCGTCGGGGAAGCTGAGGGCGGTGTTGCCCATGACGTAGTAGTCGTACTGGTTGGTCACCCAGCTCGTGTCGGCGAGGTTCGGGCTGCCGAGCAGATCGAGGAACTGCGTGCGCAGGGTGGCGGGGTCGTCGGTGCGCGGCAGGGCGGATGCCGAGTCGTCGCGGAGGGCATCGATCCAGGTCGGGTAGGCCACGGGGCGCTCGTAGACCGGGCCGTCGACCGCGACCGTGGAGGGGTCGACGTCGACGATCTGCTCGCCGTGCCAGAAGATCTGCAGGCGGCCGTCGCCGGTCACCTCGCCGAGCACGCTGGTCTCGACATCCCATTTGCCGGTCACGGCCAGGAACGCGTCGAGCTTCTCGGGCGCGACGATCGCCATCATGCGCTCCTGGCTCTCGCTCATGAGGATCTCTTCCGGCGTGAGCGTGGGGTCGCGCAGCAGCACGTTCTCGAGGTCCACGCGCATGCCCGAGCCGCCGTTGGCGGCCAGCTCGCTCGTGGCGCAGGAGATACCCGCGGCGCCGAGGTCCTGGATCGCCTCGACGAGCTCGTCGCGGTACAGCTCGAGGCAGCACTCGATGAGCACCTTCTCGGCGAACGGGTCGCCGACCTGCACGGCGGGACGCTTGGTCGGGCCGCCGTCGGCGAAGGTGTCGGACGCGAGGATCGATGCGCCGCCGATGCCGTCGCCGCCCGTGCGGGCGCCGAAGAGCACGACCTTGTTGCCCGCGCCGGTGGCGTTGGCGAGCTTGATGTCCTCGTGTCGCATGACGCCGACCGCGAGGGCGTTGACCAGCGGGTTGCCCTGGTAGACGGCGTCGAACACCGTCTCGCCGCCGATGTTCGGCAGGCCCAGGCAGTTCGCATAGAAGCTGATGCCGCTGACCACACCGTGCACGACGCGGGCGGTGTCGGGATTGTCGATCGCGCCGAAACGGAGCTGGTCCATGACGGCCACCGGACGGGCGCCCATCGAGATGATGTCGCGGACGATGCCGCCCACACCGGTTGCGGCGCCCTGGAACGGCTCGATGTAGCTCGGGTGGTTGTGGCTCTCGACCTTGAAGGTCACCGCCCAGCCCTCGCCCACGTCGACGACACCCGCGTTCTGGCCCATGCCGACCATGAGCCGCTTCTTCATCTCCTCGGAGACCTTCTGGCCGAAGCGGCGCAGGTAGATCTTCGACGACTTGTAGGAGCAGTGCTCGCTCCACATCACCGAGTACATCGCCAGCTCGCCGCTGGTGGGACGGCGACCGAGGATCTCCTTGATCTGCGCGTACTCATCGCTCTTGAGGCCGAGCGCCGCGTACGGCTGCTCCTTCTCCGGCGTCTGGACGGCGTTCTCGACAGTGTCTGCGACCTTGCTGTCGGATGCGGGGGTGCTCACGCGGCGGGACTCCAAGACTCGGGTGCCGGGGACGGCCTCAGTCTAGCCGGGCGGCCGTCGACCGGGCGGCGCGGGTCGGGCCGTGCCGTTCAGGCCTCGTCGTCGATCACGCCGATGCCGACGGCGTGATGGCTGGGCTCGGCGGCCTGCGGCAGCGTGGGCTCGGTCGGGTGCGGCGCGAGCGGCTCGTCGGGATGCGGCGCCAGCGGCTCTTCGGGATGCGGCGCCAAGGGCTCCTCGCCCGGCTCCTTCTCCGTGCTCGACGCGGTCAGCTCTTCAGTGTCGGGCTCGGTCGTCGCGGGCGCGTCTTCGGTTCCCACACCAGGCGTGTTGTCGGGGGATGTGTGCGGGTCGGTCATGTGGTCCTCCTGCGTCATGACCTCCACTGTTCGCCGCCATCGGCGGTGACGCACGGGGGTTGACAAGAGGGCTCGTGGATGTTGCCGCTGCGACGTATCCTCGCCCCCATGACCGGACTCACCCCGTATCTCTTCTTCGACGGCACGGCTCGCGCGGCCCTCGAGTTCTACCGCGGGGTGTTCGGCGGCGAGCTCGTCCTCGCGACGTTCGGCGATTTCGGGCGCGACGACGGGCCCGCCGACCACATCGCGCACGGCATGCTGCAGGGTGCCGTCGAGCTGTTCGCGTCGGATGCCGCTCCCGGCGAGCCGACTCTGGAGCTTCGCGGCATCCTGTTCTCCCTCTTGGGCACCGCCGAGCCGGCGACGCTCGAGGAGTGGTTCGCGGCGCTCGCCGAGGGCGGCGACGTGCTCGACCCACTCGCGCTGCGACCCTGGGGCGACCATGACGGTCAGGTGCGCGACCGGTTCGGGGTGGCCTGGCTCATCGGCTACCAGGGATGAGCGACCCGGTCGCTGCGCGGCGGAAGGGGATGGTATCCCGAGTCGAACAGACGGTGCCCTCGCGGTCATCGGCGGTTAACCTGCTCGCTTCCGGCCGTCTGCTTCCGACCGCTTTGCTCACCCTTTGTGTCCCTCCACGTACCGTCCTTCCTTCGCACCCATGGGGCCGGAGCGCTCGTCGTCGCTCTGGCCTTCGGAACTCTGACCGCGACCGGAGCGGTTGCGGCCGAGCAGCCCGCGGCGTGGCCTCTGCTTGTCTCCGAGATCGCGCCTGACAACG
The DNA window shown above is from Microbacterium laevaniformans and carries:
- the purL gene encoding phosphoribosylformylglycinamidine synthase subunit PurL, which produces MSTPASDSKVADTVENAVQTPEKEQPYAALGLKSDEYAQIKEILGRRPTSGELAMYSVMWSEHCSYKSSKIYLRRFGQKVSEEMKKRLMVGMGQNAGVVDVGEGWAVTFKVESHNHPSYIEPFQGAATGVGGIVRDIISMGARPVAVMDQLRFGAIDNPDTARVVHGVVSGISFYANCLGLPNIGGETVFDAVYQGNPLVNALAVGVMRHEDIKLANATGAGNKVVLFGARTGGDGIGGASILASDTFADGGPTKRPAVQVGDPFAEKVLIECCLELYRDELVEAIQDLGAAGISCATSELAANGGSGMRVDLENVLLRDPTLTPEEILMSESQERMMAIVAPEKLDAFLAVTGKWDVETSVLGEVTGDGRLQIFWHGEQIVDVDPSTVAVDGPVYERPVAYPTWIDALRDDSASALPRTDDPATLRTQFLDLLGSPNLADTSWVTNQYDYYVMGNTALSFPDDAGMIRVDEESGLGFAIATDCNGRFCQLDPYAGAQLALAEAYRNVAVTGAVPTAVTDCLNFGSPENPEVMWQFGQAVDGLADACLELGVPVTGGNVSFYNQTGDTPIFPTPVVGVLGIIDDVARRIPSGWQDAGENIYLLGVTATDLSGSAWAETVHGHLGGRPPAVDLAQEKRLAELIHAASQQELVSSAHDLSSGGLAQALAEAVTRFGVGARVWLREIMERDGVDAATALFSESTGRVIVSVPREEDVKFRGLCEGRSYPVLRIGVTDATADTAENALEVQDVFTVAVSELRARSQATLPAAFGPTVVEPVG
- a CDS encoding VOC family protein, encoding MTGLTPYLFFDGTARAALEFYRGVFGGELVLATFGDFGRDDGPADHIAHGMLQGAVELFASDAAPGEPTLELRGILFSLLGTAEPATLEEWFAALAEGGDVLDPLALRPWGDHDGQVRDRFGVAWLIGYQG